The proteins below come from a single Zonotrichia leucophrys gambelii isolate GWCS_2022_RI chromosome 3, RI_Zleu_2.0, whole genome shotgun sequence genomic window:
- the LOC135445171 gene encoding LOW QUALITY PROTEIN: interferon-induced very large GTPase 1-like (The sequence of the model RefSeq protein was modified relative to this genomic sequence to represent the inferred CDS: deleted 2 bases in 1 codon): protein MGMGDFHTICKISLQDSQPSQDKELPLYFLQKLLTVDYQVRYLTCLEGSKPGLAPGPQTREQANQQSDAFEIFHDDLEEAAVNVQAWSHVHPMDLQMAIFHCADDFLRQTLATKLAFCQLALPLLVPNPGTSRIEFPLYALSQIQRSWKEVDKSGKQAQTKSFSNKLIFQAQTPFVSFIRIGSSASSSKSQLLNALLSKRKHDTFFHRHCRGSTRERLLMEGLVEIAWYCPRGSANDTFERCVAFCNLHGDARDHGAQMQFLQEISAVNVALVSDWEHMDNRGKKLLQDLWQSQRPFVCLLTEKENIVAGQASKNITIGIKNRNEAEMMDQLTKTIGDLLEGSNPHFSLDNCVDKARQLGFIVDADRAACVTAKAKATELVELLKKEKLSEIKSRLLPLQGKLWHQWCQKDKELTRLQEKRNKSIELHRSQIENEKAGIREKQLEQAFPLNPLMKSFLGFLQAQPADTKKYFLHWMKVFMDELSCGRIEELRRDYHKLWTKNLKEKKHQEKNNGNAELLSHLDALSDEINESSVGLEHFLREVGQIYEALQLLNSKNESFVKLPEIAAELVVSGYPVELMDGDASYLPLRWVKAIFDSLIERLGDKRVFVLSVLGIQSTGKSTLLNAMFGLQFNVSAGRCTRGAFMQLIPVGEELQQDLGFDFVLVVDTEGLRAIEMVNKQSLNHDNELATFVIGVGNLTVINIFGENPSEMQDVLQIAVQAFLRMKQVNLSPSCFFVHQNVEQATSQEQNMEEQRCLQEKLDEMTVVAAQQEFFDTSSFSDVIGFDLNTHIHYFAHLWEGDPPMAPPNPTYSQNVQQLKSKILQAAMKQSQRSILRLSSLKDRIGDLWNALLNENFVSSFKNSLEIAVYRKLETAFNQWTWKLRSHILDVQMRLDNKIWNGDLQNVTREHLEGLVQETSDAIEKEVEKYFREDKDHETLVQWKSSTELKLKELKETLLRETKKKCENLIELQKEHRKLDARKLEYKDELLRRSWELAVSLKGKSLSERELKDNFTLVWNQWIAEVSRAARPLEQVDIDAEIEDILVEQFKEPGFHARIRSFPRGRVFSFDPEKHIMKKKHLGFIPAFRSLSNADVINFQHITDNIIACVKANIAKKEEEKRDYSRNFIHEIFNEVQKGVNSVPSNATCTFNKDYSMDLSLYLCRMAAERFKAMHEAFQKANDPVVYLSSKRDYFFQSFRTSCQGATSVTTFAVFLCDKIEPALRRAVYERTAKDIAEDMQGKFPDFRGSRANLEVCILRYLAEQENFEYFKQSDLKGIEHLEVTDIEFLSRAMAEALDDLRERLMKEFAASCIN from the exons ATGGGGATGGGAGATTTCCACACCATCTGCAAGATatctctgcaggacagccagcccagccaggacaaGGAACTGCCATTATACTTCTTGCAAAAGCTGTTAACTGTGGATTACCAGGTGAGGTACCTGACTTGCCTGGAAGGGAGCAAGCCAGGCCTTGCACCTGGGCCACAAACCAGAGAGCAAGCAAACCAACAATCAGATGCCTTTGAAATCTTTCATGATGATTTGGAGGAAGCAGCCGTGAACGTGCAAGCATGG AGCCATGTGCACCCCATGGACCTGCAGATGGCCATTTTCCATTGTGCTGATGACTTCCTGAGACAGACCCTGGCAACCAAGCTGGCATTCTGCCAACTGGCGCTGCCTCTGCTGGTGCCCAACCCAGGCACTTCACGCATCGAGTTCCCACTCTACGCCCTCAGCCAAATCCAAAGGAGCTGGAAAGAGGTGGACAAGTCAGGAAAGCAGGCCCAAACAAAGAGTTTCAGCAACAAACTCATCTTTCAGGCACAGACACCCTTTGTGTCCTTCATCCGCATTGGCAGCTCGGCCTCCTCTTCCAAGTCCCAGCTCCTGAACGCTCTGCTCAGCAAACGCAAACACGACACTTTCTTCCACCGccactgcagaggcagcaccagAGAGCGTTTGCTGATGGAAGGGCTGGTGGAGATTGCCTGGTACTGTCCTCGTGGAAGTGCCAATGACACCTTTGAGCGCTGCGTGGCTTTCTGTAACCTGCATGGAGACGCCAGGGATCATGGAGCACAGATGCAGTTCCTGCAGGAGATATCTGCTGTCAACGTGGCTCTTGTGTCCGATTGGGAGCACATGGACAACAGGGGGAAAAAGCTTCTGCAGGACCTGTGGCAGTCACAAAGGCCTTTTGTTTGCCTTCtcacagaaaaagagaacattGTAGCTGGACAAGCCAGCAAAAACATAACAATCGGGATCAAGAacagaaatgaagcagaaatgATGGACCAACTGACCAAGACAATTGGGGATCTCCTGGAAGGTTCGAATCCACATTTCAGCCTGGATAACTGCGTGGACAAAGCTCGCCAGCTCGGCTTCATAGTGGATGCAGATCGAGCTGCGTGTGTGACAGCCAAAGCAAAGGCAACGGAGCTGGTGGAGCTTCTGAAGAAAGAGAAGCTCTCTGAGATCAAATCCCGGCTGCTGCCACTTCAAGGAAAACTGTGGCACCAGTGGTGCCAAAAGGACAAAGAACTCACTCGCTTGCAGGAGAAGAGGAACAAGAGCATCGAGCTGCATCGCAGCCAAATTGAAAACGAGAAGGCAGGAATAAGAGAAAAGCAACTTGAGCAAGCTTTCCCTCTCAACCCACTGATGAAATCATTCCTTGGctttctccaggctcagccagcAGATACCAAGAAATACTTCCTCCACTGGATGAAGGTCTTTATGGACGAGCTGTCTTGTGGCCGGATTGAAGAACTGAGGAGAGACTATCACAAGTTATGGACtaaaaacctgaaagaaaagaaacaccaggaaaaaaacaatggGAATGCTGAGTTGTTGAGTCACTTGGATGCCCTCTCTGATGAAATCAACGAATCATCCGTTGGCCTGGAGCACTTTCTGAGGGAGGTAGGGCAGATTTATGAAGCTCTGCAATTATTGAACTCCAAGAATGAGAGTTTTGTCAAACTGCCGGAaattgcagcagagctggtggttTCAGGGTACCCCGTGGAGCTGATGGATGGGGACGCTTCTTACCTGCCCTTGCGCTGGGTGAAAGCAATCTTTGACAGCTTAATTGAGAGGCTGGGGGACAAACGAGTGTTTGTGCTCTCCGTGCTCGGCATCCAGAGCACAGGCAAGTCCACCCTGCTGAATGCCATGTTTGGTCTGCAGTTCAACGTCAGCGCAGGGAGATGCACCCGCGGAGCCTTCATGCAGCTCATCCCAGTGGGCGAGGAGCTGCAGCAAGACTTGGGCTTTGATTTTGTGCTGGTGGTTGACACAGAAGGACTTCGTGCTATCGAGATGGTCAATAAACAGTCCCTGAACCATGACAACGAGCTGGCCACCTTTGTCATTGGTGTTGGCAACTTGACTGTGATCAATATCTTTGGAGAAAATCCATCAGAGATGCAAGATGTTCTCCAGATTGCTGTGCAGGCTTTCCTGAGGATGAAGCAAGTCAATCTTTCCCCAAGCTGCTTCTTTGTCCACCAAAATGTAGAACAAGCAACTTCACAGGAGCAGAACATGGAAGAACAAAGGtgtttgcaggaaaagctggatgAAATGACTGTGGTAGCTGCTCAGCAGGAATTCTTTGACACGTCCTCCTTCAGCGATGTCATTGGCTTTGACTTGAACACCCACATTCACTACTTTGCTCACCTGTGGGAAGGAGACCCCCCAATGGCACCACCCAACCCCACCTACAGCCAGAATGTCCAGCAACTCAAGAGCAAAATCCTCCAGGCTGCCATGAAGCAGTCGCAGCGCAGCATTTTGAGACTCTCAAGCCTGAAAGATCGTATTGGTGACCTCTGGAATGCTTTGCTGAATGAAAACTTTGTTTCCAGCTTCAAGAATTCCCTGGAGATTGCCGTGTACAGGAAACTAGAAACTGCCTTTAATCAGTGGACCTGGAAGCTGAGGAGTCACATCTTAGATGTACAAATGAGACTGGACAACAAAATTTGGAATGGGGACTTGCAGAATGTCACCAGAGAACACCTTGAAGGGCTGGTGCAAGAGACAAGTGATGCCATTGAGAAAGAAGTGGAAAAGTATTTCAGGGAAGACAAAGACCATGAGACACTGGTCCAGTGGAAATCAAGCACAGAGCTGAAGCTAAAAGAACTAAAAGAGACTCTTCTTCgtgaaacaaaaaagaaatgtgagaaTCTCATTGAGCTACAGAAGGAGCACAGGAAACTGGATGCCAGGAAGTTGGAATATAAAGATGAGCTCCTGAGAAGGAGTTGGGAGCTGGCTGTGAGTCTGAAGGGGAAGAGCCTCAGTGAGAGAGAACTGAAGGACAACTTTACTCTTGTCTGGAACCAGTGGATTGCTGAAGTGTCCCGTGCTGCTCGTCCTCTGGAACAGGTGGATATTGATGCAGAAATTGAAGACATCCTTGTAGAGCAGTTTAAAGAGCCAGGTTTTCATGCACGGATCAGGTCATTTCCCAGAGGCAGAGTGTTTTCTTTTGATCCAGAGAAACACATcatgaagaaaaagcatttagGTTTTATCCCAGCTTTCAGGAGCCTTTCCAATGCTGATGTGATCAACTTTCAGCACATCACAGACAACATCATAGCATGTGTGAAGGCAAACATTGCtaagaaggaagaggagaaacgTGATTACAGTCGAAATTTTATTCATGAAATATTCAATGAAGTACAGAAAGGTGTGAACTCTGTCCCCAGCAATGCAACCTGTACTTTTAACAAAGATTACAGCATGGATTTGTCTCTCTATCTGTGCAGAATGGCAGCAGAAAGGTTTAAAGCCATGCACGAAGCATTCCAAAAGGCAAATGACCCAGTTGTGTACCTGAGCAGCAAGAGAGACTATTTCTTCCAATCTTTCCGGACTTCCTGCCAAGGAGCCACTTCAGTCACaacttttgctgttttcctttgtgaCAAGATTGAACCAGCTCTTCGCCGGGCAGTCTATGAGAGGACAGCTAAAGACATCGCTGAGGACATGCAGGGCAAATTCCCAGATTtcaggggcagcagagccaaTCTGGAAGTTTGCATCCTGAGATACCTGGCAGAACAGGAAAATTTTGAGTATTTCAAGCA AAGTGACCTGAAGGGCATCGAGCACCTGGAGGTCACAGACATCGAGTTCCTGAGCAGGGCCATGGCAGAAGCTCTGGATGATCTGAGGGAAAGGCTCATGAAAGAATTTGCTG CCTCCTGCATCAACTGA